From a region of the Clupea harengus chromosome 9, Ch_v2.0.2, whole genome shotgun sequence genome:
- the aqp11 gene encoding aquaporin-11: MTDLGVSLSLLAGIVLLSEVSRWTAVKLFAKSGYCQYVLEIISTFQLCACTHELKLLGEVGRVELQIGLTLTYLISVVHALTFHGAICNPSGTLESVYRRGLTGKCAVARIVCQFLAAVVARCVVPYVWALGLSDLHVRHKLFGFKCISPINAPLLKATAVELGCAFAVHSVATHMQKVDDKYKIHAIAAVITTVVYAGGSMTGAVFNPALAFSTQFPCSGNTFIEYSLVYWLGPVLGMAGSVLLFDKVIPAVSGKSIYRKDLSYNAVNEKKKK; the protein is encoded by the exons ATGACAGACCTCGGCGTTTCGCTGTCCCTGCTGGCAGGGATTGTGCTTCTGAGTGAGGTGTCAAGGTGGACTGCAGTTAAACTGTTTGCCAAGTCGGGTTATTGTCAATACGTGTTGGAAATCATTTCGACCTTCCAGCTATGCGCTTGCACGCACGAATTGAAACTATTGGGCGAAGTGGGCCGAGTGGAGCTGCAGATTGGGCTGACCCTAACGTACCTCATCTCTGTGGTCCATGCGCTGACGTTCCACGGAGCCATCTGCAACCCCTCTGGCACTCTTGAAAGTGTCTACCGGAGGGGACTCACCGGAAAATGTGCAGTGGCGCGGATTGTGTGCCAGTTTCTTGCTGCCGTGGTGGCACGGTGTGTCGTTCCATATGTATGGGCACTGGGTTTGTCCGATTTGCACGTTAGACACAAACTGTTCGGATTTAAATGCATCAGTCCGATTAATGCCCCGCTTTTGAAAGCAACTGCAGTTGAGCTGGGATGCGCTTTCGCCGTGCACTCTGTTGCTACACATATGCAAAAAGTCGACGACAAATACAAAATCCATGCCATAGCAGCTGTAATCACAACCGTGGTCTATGCAG GTGGGAGTATGACAGGAGCAGTGTTCAACCCAGCACTGGCGTTTTCAACGCAGTTTCCCTGCAGCGGCAACACCTTTATCGAGTACTCGTTGGTGTACTGGTTGGGGCCAGTTTTAG GCATGGCCGGCTCAGTGCTGCTGTTTGACAAAGTCATTCCAGCGGTGTCAGGGAAGAGCATATACCGAAAAGACCTGAGCTACAATGCCGTCaacgagaagaagaagaagtga
- the clns1a gene encoding methylosome subunit pICln, which translates to MVVLKSVPPPSEGVRHEQAETTAVLDGKGLGSGTLYVAEARLFWFDGSGMGFSLEYPLISLHAISRDLSAYPQEHLYVMVNGKLSDDNEAEIQEHAPEEENEDDSDSDSDTTITEIRFVPSDKSALEPMFSAMCECQALHPDPEDDDSDDDFEGQEYDVEEAESEVRRSLEQGQGDVPSFCTYEEGLSHLTTEGQATLERLEGMLANSVAQQFNMAGVRTDEPSTEFEDGMEVDSSSAVAGQFDDADVDH; encoded by the exons ATGGTGGTGTTGAAAAGTGTTCCACCTCCGAGTGAAGGAGTCCGGCATGAACAAGCCGAAACCACAGCAGTTTTGGACGGCAAAGGACTTGGATCAGGAACTCTTTACGTCGCTGAGGC GCGCCTGTTTTGGTTCGATGGATCTGGAATGGGGTTTTCTCTAGAATACCCGTTAATCAGCCTCCATGCCATCTCCCGTGACCTGAGCGCCTATCCACAAGAGCACCTGTACGTCATGGTCAACGGCAAATTGAGCG ATGATAATGAGGCAGAAATCCAAGAGCATGCTCCGGAGGAGGAGaatgaagatgacagtgacagCGACAGTGACACAACTATCACAGAAATCCGCTTTGTGCCAAGTGATAAGTCCGCAT TGGAGCCCATGTTCTCTgccatgtgtgagtgtcaggCCCTTCACCCAGACCCAGAGGATGATGACTCCGATGATGACTTTGAGGGGCAGGAGTATGATGTGGAGGAGGCCG AGTCTGAAGTCAGAAGAAGTTTAG AGCAAGGCCAGGGTGATGTGCCCTCGTTCTGCACCTATGAGGAGGGTCTGTCTCATCTGACAACCGAGGGCCAGGCCACTCTTGAGCGGCTGGAGGGGATGCTGGCCAATTCTGTGGCCCAGCAATTCAACATGGCCGGCGTCAGGACCGACGAGCCCTCAACCGAGTTTGAGG ATGGTATGGAGGTGGATTCAAGTTCAGCTGTTGCTGGACAGTTTGATGATGCAGATGTAGATCACTG A